One bacterium DNA window includes the following coding sequences:
- a CDS encoding FHA domain-containing protein, with product MYLDVQLRTELIRSYDLGQIQGIIGSYKNASVILDDDEIYPKHAILSQESGNVIITPVSRKTEVYVNARPIHDSYILRENDIINIGLFSLIVQPAKPSRHISPVHKLKPPVSESALRTAEPESEEIPITYSKAEQLLSSKSKSPEPYKHPAEASIEPLKAPDVTVETEKIVEYQPLTLTEKDKDKISGFSIFGRRILSRTIIILSTLIVTVVIILFFVGKSRWFGPGDSSGDISKIRILVEKGDYETAEKMLTNIPGKEGQELLKTVKMNIRVERAIENSQKALQSDSLAALDESINELSGVINELRVTGIDPLGQKKLRNLMTELEKKKTK from the coding sequence ATGTATCTTGATGTGCAGCTCAGGACGGAATTAATCAGAAGTTATGATCTCGGTCAGATACAAGGGATAATCGGAAGCTATAAAAACGCCTCGGTCATTCTGGACGATGATGAAATATATCCGAAGCATGCCATTCTGTCGCAGGAATCCGGAAATGTGATAATTACTCCTGTTTCGAGAAAAACGGAAGTATATGTAAATGCCAGACCCATTCACGATTCATATATACTCCGTGAAAACGATATTATCAATATCGGCCTGTTTTCTCTGATTGTTCAGCCGGCAAAGCCATCAAGACATATATCACCGGTTCATAAACTAAAACCTCCCGTTTCCGAATCTGCTCTGAGAACCGCTGAACCCGAATCAGAGGAGATTCCGATAACATATTCAAAAGCGGAGCAACTTCTTTCATCCAAGAGTAAAAGTCCGGAACCTTATAAACACCCTGCGGAAGCTTCCATTGAACCTTTAAAAGCTCCCGATGTTACCGTTGAAACGGAAAAAATTGTTGAATATCAGCCGTTGACCCTCACGGAAAAGGACAAAGATAAAATATCGGGATTCTCTATCTTTGGCCGCCGTATATTGTCCAGAACGATTATAATCCTGAGTACTCTGATTGTAACGGTGGTTATTATCCTGTTTTTTGTCGGTAAATCCCGGTGGTTCGGTCCCGGTGATTCTTCCGGGGATATAAGCAAGATCAGGATTCTTGTCGAAAAAGGCGATTATGAGACTGCGGAAAAAATGTTGACAAACATTCCGGGCAAAGAAGGGCAGGAGCTTCTCAAGACTGTTAAAATGAATATCCGGGTTGAGCGTGCCATTGAAAATTCTCAAAAAGCTTTACAATCCGATTCCTTGGCAGCACTTGATGAATCGATAAATGAATTGAGCGGCGTTATCAATGAATTGCGTGTTACCGGAATTGATCCTCTCGGTCAGAAAAAATTGCGTAATCTCATGACCGAACTGGAAAAAAAGAAAACAAAGTGA
- a CDS encoding DUF4384 domain-containing protein, with translation MVEPRPVETTSDKDSLPKQEPEKSVSQDTSEIVKKGDVWRDGEWIVACAECAELNLSREEAINKATNEARMKAVAFEAGIILVSDTTIDQNEQRVLFDKYTNIKSRGKIVDEDGDPVIEIISTDMKDSRGLPVNIYRVTVRCKVEQEGEHDPMFAVTLDMDKALYKAGETMKFVIQSTQDCYITIFNVHGYDNKVHMLFPNDYDSDNFIFANTVTTIPSADSGIVFKAMLDEKQNRSSELIQVVATKNKVNFAEGWSKEAIFSFYPTPAAAGYTIGKILVNTPCEQWTETAKTLIIEQNNSH, from the coding sequence ATGGTTGAACCCCGCCCCGTGGAAACCACATCCGATAAAGATTCCCTCCCAAAACAGGAACCTGAAAAATCCGTTTCCCAGGACACATCCGAAATCGTCAAGAAAGGCGATGTCTGGCGCGATGGCGAATGGATAGTTGCATGTGCCGAGTGTGCGGAGCTTAATCTCTCCCGGGAAGAAGCGATTAACAAAGCAACCAACGAAGCCCGTATGAAAGCTGTCGCTTTCGAAGCCGGTATTATACTGGTATCTGATACGACAATCGACCAGAACGAGCAGCGTGTTCTTTTCGATAAGTATACGAACATAAAATCCCGTGGGAAAATCGTCGACGAAGATGGCGATCCGGTGATAGAAATTATTAGTACTGACATGAAAGACTCTCGTGGTCTTCCCGTGAATATATACCGGGTAACCGTGCGGTGCAAGGTGGAGCAGGAAGGCGAACATGATCCCATGTTCGCAGTCACGCTGGACATGGACAAAGCCCTATATAAAGCAGGTGAAACCATGAAATTCGTGATTCAATCAACCCAGGACTGTTATATCACGATTTTCAATGTTCATGGCTATGATAATAAAGTCCATATGCTGTTTCCCAACGACTACGACAGTGATAACTTTATTTTTGCAAATACAGTAACGACAATCCCTTCAGCAGACAGCGGGATTGTTTTTAAAGCCATGCTCGACGAAAAACAGAACCGTTCATCTGAACTGATTCAGGTGGTGGCAACGAAAAATAAGGTGAATTTTGCTGAGGGATGGTCTAAAGAGGCAATATTCAGTTTTTATCCGACACCGGCCGCGGCAGGATATACCATCGGGAAAATACTCGTAAACACGCCCTGTGAACAATGGACAGAAACTGCAAAAACTCTTATCATTGAACAGAATAATTCACATTGA
- a CDS encoding LPP20 family lipoprotein, whose amino-acid sequence MKNAVCIFTLFFTILVAGTCGNKPHTSKIMDAAIIDTISPRSDEVVVIGLSLATYDSTLSTTWAIENGIMRLALYLGIELNDSTLFSQGSFRGPRISRKTDESLINTEGILGISASVRILDIRENKNGIKSVAMGISHPSFRSLTGGKFPSALKTVKPQWIETLPVENGYIYALGFSQPWFNPLRALREAEQNARRSIAQVMGVQVNSEKEFIENGDGVTITGDAVFKTSEILTRTELYDFWENNNTGTVYVLVRTSIKKEQ is encoded by the coding sequence ATGAAAAATGCTGTATGCATATTTACCTTGTTCTTCACGATACTGGTGGCCGGGACATGCGGAAATAAACCACATACCTCAAAAATCATGGACGCGGCGATAATTGATACCATCTCGCCGCGTTCCGATGAGGTAGTTGTAATCGGTCTATCGCTTGCTACCTACGATTCAACACTGTCAACGACCTGGGCCATCGAAAACGGTATAATGCGCCTTGCACTGTATCTGGGGATAGAACTGAACGATTCGACATTATTTTCGCAGGGATCTTTCCGGGGTCCGCGTATCTCCAGAAAGACTGATGAATCGTTGATAAATACCGAAGGAATACTGGGGATTTCCGCCTCGGTACGTATTCTGGACATCCGTGAGAACAAAAACGGGATCAAATCGGTAGCGATGGGTATCAGCCACCCTTCTTTCCGATCGCTAACAGGCGGGAAATTCCCCAGCGCCCTTAAGACGGTAAAACCCCAGTGGATAGAAACATTACCCGTGGAAAACGGATATATATATGCGCTTGGTTTCTCTCAACCCTGGTTTAATCCGCTTCGTGCCCTCAGAGAAGCGGAACAGAATGCCCGTCGATCGATAGCACAGGTTATGGGTGTCCAAGTCAACTCGGAAAAAGAATTTATCGAAAACGGCGACGGAGTAACCATCACCGGTGATGCTGTTTTCAAAACCAGTGAAATTCTTACCAGAACAGAACTCTATGACTTCTGGGAGAATAATAATACGGGAACAGTTTATGTACTTGTGAGAACATCCATTAAAAAAGAACAATAG
- a CDS encoding PEGA domain-containing protein, with protein MRIKKLYSVFAASVFFLSIVVSVPCEELNNVEVIIDRSGAGYDVYYNLVDSDEKALFEVTVRITENQGQTYIFPKALMGDIGFGISPGERRHFHWDAKADITSPLSAGAVFELVPRRLTGDELGSLTVRGLPSDAEVYLDNKPLGLAPVRELVLPVGNHLLRVKKEEYEDFVENIVIEKKTVKDQIYSLVPTFGYITITGMPDGAEVLLNGEKIGETPIDRKRQKRGYYDVTIKKIGYVDYSTNIEVVTGQTSGVQFELEIIKTGQVTFKGDPDGAEVFVDGQRIGETPIIDREMGSGSYTMTVRKKGYKTYVAPFKVERAQKNESSYKLEIKLKKEAFNKSLILPGSGQRYLEDSTKGNVMTVLQFAAIGGAVLSYLNASKAVNDYNDAKKIYESTKPPQTNIDVERENMKTKHDTAKSASSMVYGTYVAVIGVYLWNVIDIALVKQMNNTNPHVQSFDIKPYSDHEISGISVSMRF; from the coding sequence ATGAGAATAAAAAAACTATACAGCGTTTTTGCAGCCTCTGTCTTTTTCCTTTCTATAGTAGTATCTGTTCCGTGCGAAGAGTTGAACAATGTGGAAGTCATCATTGACAGATCCGGCGCGGGTTATGATGTCTATTACAATCTGGTTGACAGTGATGAAAAGGCCTTATTTGAAGTAACTGTGAGGATTACAGAAAATCAGGGACAAACCTATATATTTCCTAAGGCACTGATGGGCGATATCGGTTTTGGGATTTCGCCCGGTGAGAGAAGACATTTTCACTGGGATGCCAAAGCGGATATTACATCACCCCTGAGTGCGGGGGCAGTATTTGAATTAGTTCCAAGACGCCTGACCGGTGATGAGCTCGGTAGTCTCACTGTACGGGGTCTTCCATCTGATGCGGAGGTGTATCTAGACAATAAACCACTGGGACTGGCGCCCGTTCGTGAATTAGTATTGCCGGTGGGAAACCATTTGCTGAGGGTAAAAAAAGAAGAGTATGAGGATTTCGTAGAAAATATTGTTATTGAAAAAAAGACAGTAAAAGATCAGATATATTCACTGGTGCCTACATTCGGATACATTACGATAACCGGTATGCCTGATGGCGCTGAGGTATTGCTGAATGGGGAAAAAATCGGAGAAACACCGATTGACAGAAAACGTCAAAAACGTGGTTATTATGATGTAACAATTAAAAAAATTGGATATGTGGATTATTCAACGAATATCGAGGTTGTAACCGGACAAACATCTGGAGTTCAATTCGAACTGGAAATAATAAAAACCGGCCAGGTCACTTTTAAGGGTGATCCTGATGGTGCAGAGGTTTTCGTGGATGGGCAAAGGATAGGTGAGACCCCTATTATCGACAGAGAGATGGGGAGCGGAAGCTATACTATGACAGTCAGGAAAAAAGGATATAAAACATATGTTGCCCCCTTCAAGGTGGAACGGGCTCAAAAAAATGAATCTTCGTATAAGCTTGAAATAAAATTGAAAAAAGAGGCGTTCAACAAAAGTCTTATACTCCCCGGGAGCGGCCAGAGATATCTCGAAGACTCAACAAAAGGGAATGTCATGACAGTTCTCCAGTTCGCCGCTATCGGAGGGGCTGTTCTGTCATACCTCAACGCTTCCAAAGCGGTAAACGACTATAATGATGCAAAAAAAATCTATGAAAGTACCAAGCCTCCGCAAACGAATATTGATGTTGAGAGAGAAAACATGAAGACTAAACACGATACAGCAAAATCAGCTTCTTCCATGGTGTATGGAACATACGTTGCTGTCATCGGAGTATATCTATGGAATGTAATCGATATTGCGCTTGTGAAACAGATGAATAATACGAATCCACATGTTCAATCGTTCGATATAAAACCGTATTCTGACCACGAAATATCCGGAATTTCAGTAAGTATGAGGTTTTAG